In the genome of Sphaeramia orbicularis chromosome 13, fSphaOr1.1, whole genome shotgun sequence, one region contains:
- the tmem25 gene encoding transmembrane protein 25, whose amino-acid sequence MECVCLRRWASGSAVVFLHTLALSWTGAIEPAPKIDGHHRAAVTLQENMTHRFKCQSDGWDPRAPPVLTWYLNGQEQSEPSTKHRRLVMTSQEEAEVRPNTHHNSTYSLRARKWDKELVCVASNPRTGESYNASVTLNVQFQPEILRVNAHYSETSDPGLSLVLFALVRSNPPATISFVDQSGQLVANTSDFLILDSRSYPWLTNHTLRVTLSSLSGNVSLNASNSVGTALSNLTLAEFLQSRVEVPMLGIVTGGSMAFMALLILSLIVLCLMQKNKSKTFDEPVEILMTKKSDSANLKTEKADKAYIPRENMSLPSNMQLNDLSTLRKARETAQQSSVGEKKEEEEEEDLSLAYAARGFARYPMVGYIYKVNSTSSEEIWL is encoded by the exons ATGGAGTGTGTGTGCCTGAGAAGATGGGCATCAGGCTCCGCCGTTGTGTTCCTTCACACACTGGCCTTGTCCTGGACAG GTGCAATTGAGCCCGCCCCCAAAATTGATGGACATCACCGGGCGGCTGTCACACTGCAGGAGAACATGACGCACAGATTCAAATGTCAATCGGACGGCTGGGATCCCCGGGCTCCTCCGGTGCTGACCTGGTACCTGAATGGGCAGGAGCAGAGTGAGCCATCAACGAAACACAGGCGCCTGGTGATGACTTCACAGGAAGAGGCTGAAGTCAGACCAAACACCCATCACAACAGCACCTACTCTCTACGAGCCAGGAAGTGGGACAAGGAGCTAGTGTGTGTCGCATCAAACCCCAGGACCGGAGAGAGTTACAACGCCTCAGTCACACTTAATGTGCAGT TCCAGCCAGAGATCCTCAGGGTCAACGCCCACTACAGTGAAACCTCAGACCCTGGCCTCTCCCTGGTTCTCTTTGCACTGGTGCGTTCAAACCCACCTGCCACCATCTCCTTTGTGGACCAGTCTGGCCAGTTGGTGGCCAACACTTCCGACTTCCTCATTCTGGACTCACGAAGCTACCCCTGGCTGACCAATCACACGCTGAGGGTCACACTCAGCAGCCTATCAGGGAATGTGTCGCTGAACGCCAGCAACAGCGTGGGTACGGCCCTGAGCAACCTCACACTGGCAG AGTTCCTGCAGTCTCGTGTCGAGGTGCCGATGTTGGGAATAGTGACTGGGGGATCCATGGCCTTCATGGCGCTCCTCATCCTCAGTCTAATCGTCCTTTgtctaatgcaaaaaaacaaaagcaagacCTTTG ATGAGCCGGTGGAGattctgatgaccaagaaaag TGACTCTGCCAATTTGAAGACAGAGAAAGCAGATAAGGCGTACATCCCCAGAGAGAACATGTCTCTGCCTTCCAACATGCAGCTCAACGACCTCAGCACACTGAGAAAAG CCCGAGAGACTGCCCAGCAGAGCAGTGTGGgagagaagaaagaggaagaggaggaggaagatctgtCTTTAGCCTACGCCGCCAGAG GTTTTGCCAGATATCCAATGGTGGGTTACATCTATAAGGTGAACAGCACAAGCAGTGAAGAAATCTGGCTGTGA